TCATACATTTTTGTACTACATTTCAAGGTGCCTTTATCACCATAGAAAATATAAGACCACGGGTACTCAAGGTCTGCAGACTGCCCCCAGGTTCTGTGCTGCCAAACCACATTAAGCTCTTCATATTCAAAAACTGCCGACTGCGTATCAGAAATATTAGACTTCGCGTCTTTCTGCACAAAAATACCTCCTTGTGAGCTTATCTTTTTAGGCCAGCCCAAATCCATAGTCCACCTAACTGCATCTAACATGTGCACACACATATCACCCATTATGCCGTTTCCATATTCATTAAAAGCTCTCCACCACCTAATATGCGGCGAACCATCATAAGGTCTGAGTGGAGCCGGCCCTGTCCACATTTCATAATCTAAATGTGCAGGAACATCCTGAAGTGGCGGGTTAGAGCCATTACGCATATGGTAATAACAGCAAACCTCCACATGAGAAATCTTGCCTAATAATCCTTTATCAACAATTTCTTCTTTTGCCTCTTTCAGAAATGGTGTGCTGCGTCTCTGTGTACCTACTTGCACCACTCTATTATACTTTCTAGCTGCCGCCAAAATTGCTTCTCCCTCAATTACATCAACAGAAATTGGTTTTTGAAGGTAAACATGTGCTCCAGCTTTTATGGTGTCAATAGCCATCAGAGCATGCCAATGGTCTGGCGAACCAATAAGCACAACATCTAGCTTTTGCTCTTTTAGCATCTTCTTATAATCACTGTAAAGCTCAGGTCTTTTCCCTGATTTTTGCCTTTCGCTAACCCGAGTGGCGGCCTTGTCTAACTGTTCTGTATCCACATCACATAAAGAGACCACTTCCACATCTGCCACCTGAATCAAATGGAGCAAATCCGAAGTACCGTACCATCCCGTTCCTATTAAGGCTACATTATATTTTGGTGCCGTTTTTTTAGAACTCATGGCTTTAGCTCCCGTAGCCGAAATGGCTAAAGAGGCGGCAGCCGTGCCTTTTATAAATTTCCTTCTATCTAGGTTAAAGCTTTTCATCAATATTATTCTAGGGTATTTAATATTGAAGATATGAACTTTTCTTGTTTAAATAGCATTAAAAGACGCTAAGGCATAAATCAAAAGAGGAAACCCTATTTTTTGCCTAGCAAACACTTTGAACAAAAAAACGCCAAACCCTAAAGGATTTGGCGTTCACAAGAAATTCGAAATTCTTTTTATACCCTAGCTGGATGAGGGTGTACATAAGGTGCTCTATATTCTCTCATGAGTAATTGAGTGGCCTCTGCATCTCCTACTACTTGCCTAGTTTCTGGGTCATAAACCAAAGGTCTCCCTAATTCACAAGATAGGTTAGCCAAAATACAAGAAGCCGTAGAAATATGCCCTTGCTCTATATCTGCCACAGGTCGCGTATTGTTTTCTATGGCTGCTAAAAAGTCTAGCATATGAGCTCTCATGGCCGGTGCTGCATTAAGTTCAATACTGTCTTCAGTCAAGTCTTCTGGATAATTGACACGGTCATAAGTAACATCAACGTGAATAGGTTCTCCTTTTATTGGCGTGAAATCATACTTGGTTGTACTTGCTTCCAGAGTTCCTTTGTCTCCATAAATTTTGTAAGACCATGGATATTTAGGGTCAGCGGCTTTACCCCAAGTTCTGTGCTGCCAAACTATGTTAAGTTCGTCGTACTCAAAAACAGCCGACTGCGTATCTGAAATGTTTGATTTAGCTTCTTTGTCTATATAAATACCACCTTGTGAGCTAATTCGTTTTGGCCAACCTAAATCCATAGTCCACCTAACGGCATCTAACATATGTACACACATATCTCCTAC
This sequence is a window from Arcticibacterium luteifluviistationis. Protein-coding genes within it:
- a CDS encoding Gfo/Idh/MocA family protein; translated protein: MKSFNLDRRKFIKGTAAASLAISATGAKAMSSKKTAPKYNVALIGTGWYGTSDLLHLIQVADVEVVSLCDVDTEQLDKAATRVSERQKSGKRPELYSDYKKMLKEQKLDVVLIGSPDHWHALMAIDTIKAGAHVYLQKPISVDVIEGEAILAAARKYNRVVQVGTQRRSTPFLKEAKEEIVDKGLLGKISHVEVCCYYHMRNGSNPPLQDVPAHLDYEMWTGPAPLRPYDGSPHIRWWRAFNEYGNGIMGDMCVHMLDAVRWTMDLGWPKKISSQGGIFVQKDAKSNISDTQSAVFEYEELNVVWQHRTWGQSADLEYPWSYIFYGDKGTLKCSTKMYDFTPVGDGKAIHGEPKIDGKTYPEDLKEEKIEIHAANANRAHMRNFLDAIENGGRPVADIEQGHISTAACILANISMDLGGRPLVYDPKKHIVVGDKEATALLQRPYRKGYIHPHPDRV